The genomic interval GGTGCCAGGGCATAGCGCACAAGGCCCGGGGAGGCGAGCAAGCTGTCCATCCAGCGGGCGAAGGCCATGCCATCCCCGGAGAACAAGAGGTCGGCCCCTTGCCGGGCCCGGCCTCCCATCACCTCCGTCTCCCGGTCGCTGAAGGCCTGGTGGAAGTTGTCATGGTGTTTCATGGAGCACGCCTTCTCCTGGCATCGCTTGTAGCCCGGTGAAATTGTGGTGGTCAGGCCCACCGTGACACTGGCCTCCACCGACAGGCAGTCCTTCACCTCCTCGGTGGTAtagccctcggatgctgcctcgcATGTCCGAATAGCCGTCACGTCCTTGTAGCGCCCGCCCAGCTCCACTGACTTGAGGTAGTGGGTACCGTAGGTAGCCACCAGCTTCTGATAAGGGTACTTGTCATGACCAACAGAGCTGGCTGGGAGTTTGGAGAGAGAGTATTGGAAATCGGGAGACAGAAGGGGCTTTTCCTTCACCCGATACTGGTAATGGAGGCATTGGAACTGGTGACTGGCGAAACTGTAGTGATCACTTTGGGAGCGGCTGGTGCCAAACTCCACCATCTTGGAATGGGATCCAGCCAGCACCACATTGACACCGACTTCGGGCTTTTGCACAGAGAGGTCCACGTGCCAgttgttggtgatggaggagctGGCGGACTCTGCCAGCTTTGCGGCCGATCGGTAAAGCTGGCTGGAGACTGAGCGCCGGCAGGAGCTCAGGGTGCGCCAGTCCACCAGCGAGATGGGCAGCCGTTGGCGCACGCCATTGAGCAGCTCATTATCGCAGAGAGTGCAGCTCCTGTTGGCCGTGCGCCAGGTGTTCACGTCGATGACGAAGGCTCCCTTGGGCTGCAGGGTCACCACGTCATAACCCTGCCCTGCCAGCCGCGCCCCCGGCACAAAACCGGCATTGCAGCACTCCTCGGTGGTGCTCGTGGTGCAGGCACTCAGGGCACCCCGGAAGAGCaggcagagaaagagaagagTGCCCAGTTGTGAATTCCAATCTGGCATTTTGCTCCACTGGTGGGTCCAACAGCGAATCTGCAAGAGTAACAGTGAACATCTTAATTTGACAGATTTATGAGCagcatcattccttcagtggTTGGTGAAGATCTGTTTCTTAACGTGACACATTTGTGAGCCAATATTAAGTGTTGTCATATGCTGTAGTATGTACATTTTGAAAATCTGTTTTCTTAATTTGACATATTTATGAGGCTACTGAGACGGGTGCGATATTTTGTATAGGTGTCGAAGTTCTGCTTGCTTTACTTGGCATATTTATGAGCTGGTAAGAGCTTTTTCCTAATAAGAGTATGATGAAGGCCTGAATGATACCTCTGACAGATTGATGACCTGTTAAGTGCATTATTCTGTCTTTAATGGAGTTTGAGCATAGATGCGCGTTAAACCTGATGGACGTGTGAGCTGTGAGTAATTCTATGCTTCTTAAATGGATTTTGATGTTCATTTCGCTGAATTTGACAGTCGCATGAGCTGTTAAAAGCATTATGactaaaataagcactaccgcacttaggcgggagtgtgggggttaaaagaaaaaaaaaggagggtctcacaaaaaaaataaataaacaaaaaagaaaagaaaaaaaaagagaaaaaagaaaagagcaaaaaaaaagaaacaggagatttGGCGACTTgggtaagaaaaaaaaagcattatgacattttaagtgtataagtcttttTTTGCTAAATCTGACACGTGGGTAAATCTGACACAGCCAGATTGTCAACTTAAAAGCATGTTGATGGACTGTCCACTACATTTAACATATTTCAGAGTTGTTAAGTGGGGGATGGAATCTTACATGGTGTTGAAATCCTGACTGCTTAATTTGACAGATATTGAGATTTTTAGCTATCTTTAGCGAGCAGTAAATTTCTATTTGTGGCATTGGACAGATTCACGAGCTATTAGATTCAGTCTACTATCGCAAGTGAGTTTTGAGTTTCTGTTTGCTGAGCTtgacagatttgtgaactgtTCAAGAAGTGTGCTCTCTTCAGTGGGCGATGGGCATCTTTCTCCTTAATTTAATAGATTTACAAGTTGTTTAGAAAATGATCTTATTTTAAGTCGGTATTGAAGATCTGTTTAGAACATCTGGCAGCTTTATGAGCTGTTAAGGGCAGAATGCTATTCTAAATAAACATTCACCATCAGTTCACTTAATTTGGCATATTTATGAGCTATGAGTTGCATTTCCGTGTGAGTCAAATACTTCTTTGGTAAATCTGTGTTATTTTGGGTGACTGGTCATGTTCTATTTGCTTAATGTATCATTTTTTATGAGCTGTAAAAATGCATTCTCCCACCCTCAATGGGGATTGAAAATATGGGTGTGCTAACCATGATGAATGATAGCGTGCTGCTTAAATGGGTTTTTAAATTGCTTAATTTGACAGATTTATGAGCTTTCACAACAGAATACTATTTTAAATTGTTGTTAAAGACCTGCACActagatctgaaatgttaatgagCTGTTACCACAAAATGCTATCGAACATTATTCAATTTATGCATGGGATATCTGattaaatccctacagtgtggaaacaggcccttcggccaaaccagtccataccgaccctccgaagagtaacccacccagacacatttccctctgactagtgcacctaacgctacgggcaatttagcgcggccaattcacctgacccgtgCGTCTtcggagcactctgaggaaacccacacagacacagggagaatgtgcaagttccacacaaacagtcacccaagactggaatcaaacctgggaccctggtgctgtgaggcatgagtgctaaccactgagccatcacgcCTCAGTACCACCAACCGcaacactggctggccagcagtttTTGACCATCTCTTGAGTGGATGTTCAATGTCTGTTTGCCCAGTTTGACAGATTTATGAGCTGCTAAGAGCAGGGTGGTGTTTAAGTGGGTAAAGAAGCTATATTTGCTTAATATATTTCGGAGCTCTTAAGGTATCTTTGGTTggtgcagcacagtggttagcactgctgcctcacagcgccagagacctggattcaattcccgcctcaggcaactgtctgtgtggagtttgcacattctcccccccccgtgtctgtgtgggtttcccctgggtgctccagctGCCTCCCACAAGTCaaaaaaaaatgtgtaggttaggtgaattggccatgttaaattgcctgtcgatgtaggggaatggatctgggcggattgctcttcggagggtcggtgcggacttgttgggccgaagggtctgtttccacactgtaagtaacctaatctgtTTTAATATGACACATTACTCAGCTGTTAAGGGCGTTATCTTATCCTAAGTGAGTGTTGATGATATTTGTGCTAACCATGACAGATTTATGAACTTTTAAGGGGAGTATAGTTCCTAAGGTATTGGTACACGCTGAAAaggccggggctattttccctggaacatctgaggggtgaccttatagaggtttataaaatcgtgacggtcgtgaatagggtaaatagacaaaggtttaaggtgagtgtgGAAAAACGCTTAAGAAGGACCTAAggcacaactttttcacacagtgggtgcaCGTGTgcaatgaggaagtggtggaggcgggtgtaattacaacatttaaaaggcatctggatggttatatgaataggaaaggttttggagggatattggtcaaatgctggtcaatgggactagattcattagGATATCTGCTAGGCATGGCCGTGTAGACAGAAGAGTTCTGTTTCTGGTGTTGGCACATCTCTATGTTAAGAGGATTGTCCCACCTTGGTGTCGAAGAGCTCTTTAGAACATATGGAAGGTTTATGAGCTATTAAGACCAAAAATGCTATCGCAAGTTTGTGTTGAAGATCTGTTTGATTAATTTGGCATATTTATGAGCTATTAAGAGCAGAATGTTAGACTAAGTTAATGTTAGAGATCCGTTTGCCTGGTTTGAGGTTTATGACCTGTTAAGAGCTTTGCGGTATTGTAAGTGTGAGTGGAAGATCAGTTTGATGTGACAGTTTTATAAGCTGTGAAGGGCACACCATTAACTGTTGAAGGTGTGTACACTCAATTGGACATTTGACAAAAGCTGTTAAGAGTCATAGGCCATCTCTTAAATTGACAGATTTACGAGATCTGAAGAGTTGTCTGCTGTCTTTAGTGGGAACTGAATTTCAGGTTTTGGAATTTGATAGATTTATGAGCTTTTCAATTCAGTATCCTCTGCtgatccttacagtgtgaaaacagacccttcagcccaccaagccgaCACTGAGCCTCCACAGAGTACCCCATTTTAATGCATTTCCTATCACTGCATATTTCAtattgactaatgcacctaatctacacgcCCCtaaacgctacgggcaatttagcatggccagttcaccgaacctgcacatcatcggactgtgggaggaaaccggagcacccagaggggacccacgcagacacggggagaatgtgcaaaatgcacacgatcacccgaagctggaatcgaacccaggtcccggggactgtgaggcagcagtgctagccactgatccaccgtgccacaCACGGGTGTGGCTAAACCTGGCGGATGATACACATTGTTCAGAGCAATGGGCTCTCTTCAGTGGATGTTGGGCATCTGCTTCATGGGTTTGACAGATTTATGAGCTGTTGCGAACAGAGCAATTCTTTAGCTGGGTGTCAAAGATCTCCTCGTTCCATGTGGATCATCTAAAGTGAGAACATTCCGGGCTAAAAGTGAGGAGAATGAAAGATTGCTCAGGAGGAGCTGTCGAGATTAAAACTATTGACAGCACATGCCCTGAAAGAATTTTCAGAGAGACAAAGGCAAGATCGAGACTGAGATTAAACGTTggtcactttcctgcattttggCTGTCACACGGGGAAAGATAATTGGGGAAAAGGTTCCAGTCCCAACATAATTCACTCTTGGGAATCCCTTCTTCCAGATATACTGGTTTCCAGTACGCAACTCACTTCTCTTATTCTATATGTAGGATACCTTGATGTGTGTTATTCGAGATACAACCCATCTGGGACCTCTCAATGAATTTACAGCCTGAAAACCACTCTGGGGTATCAGTTATCCTatgtataaaccaccctgaacactTTGATGAGATTCCACTCTGTAATTCATTCCCTGGTATCTGTCATTCTACTTGGAGACCACCCGGAACACCTCGATTGGATTCCAGTTTGCAACTCACTCCTGGATATCTGTTATTATATACATAAACTACCCTAAACCCCTCAACTACATTTCTGTCTATCACACATTCCCGGGTATCTTCTATTCTGTATATCAAAaagcctgaacccctcgattagattccagtcattAACTcactcccatgtatctgttattctgtatatagaccaccctgaacccctcaatcagattccaatctgtaactccctCATGTATATCTGTTATTCGGTATATACatcaccccgaacccctcgattagattccagtctgtaacgcCCTCCCAGGtgactgttattctgtatataaaccgccccgaaaccctcgattagattccagtccgtaactccctcccggggatctgttattctgtatataaaccaccctgaacccctcgattagattccagtctgtaactcactcccaggtaaaTGTTATTGTTTATATAAACCACTCCGAACCCCTCGATAAGATTCCAGTCTGTAGCTCCCTCCCGGGTAACTGCTATTCTGTATATCAACCGCCCCAtgcccctcgattagattccagactgtaactccctcccaagTATCTGGtattctgtatgtaaaccaccccgaaaccctcgattagattccagtctgtaactccctcccaggtatctgttattctgtatgtaaaccaccccgaatccctcgattcgattccagtctgtaactccctacCAGGTATATGTTATTCTAAATATACACCaacccgaacccctcgattagataccagtctgtaattccctcccgggtatctgttattctatatataaattgCCCCGAattcctcgattagattccagtctgtaactccctccggtgtatctgttattctgtagaTAAACAACcatgaacccctcgattagatctcaatctgtaactcactcctgggtatctgttattctgtacatgaACCTCCCAGAAACCCTCgattacattccagtctgtaactcactcccgggtatctgttattctgtatataaactacACAGAAcccttcaattagattccagtctgtaactccctcccggatatctgttattctgtatataaaccaccctgaaacccaCGATTAGATTTGAGTCTGTAATGACCTCTtgtgtatctgttattctgtatataaaccaccccggacccctcgattagattccagtctgtaactccctcccgggtatctgttattctgtatataaaccaccctgaacccctagattagattccagtctgtaactccctcccgggatatctgttattctgaatataaaccaccctgaaaccctcgattagattccagtctgtaactacCTCTtgtgtatctgttattctgtatataatccTCCCTGAACCCCTCCATctgtttccagtctgtaactccctcctgtgtatgtgttattctgtatataaactacCCTGAACGCCTCGATTAGGTTCCGGTCTGTAATTACCTCTTGTGTatttgttattctgtatataaaccacccctaaaccctcgattagattccagtccaTTACTCCGTCCCGGGTatatgttattctgtatataaaccaccctgaacccctccatctgattctagtctgtaacttcctcccaggtatctgttattctgtatataaaccgcCCTGAACCCCACaatgagattccagtctgtaactccctcccggggtatatCTGATATTCTAAATATACACCACtccgaaaccctcgattagattccaatctgtaactccctcccgggtatctgttattctgtatataaaccaccccgaacccctcgaatAGATTCCAGTCCATAACTCCCTcccggatatctgttattctgaatataaaccaccctgaaaccctcgattagattccagtctgtaactccctcccaggtatctgttattgtaAATATACACCACCCcgaacacctcgattagattccagtctggaactccctcccgggcatctgttattctgtatataaaccaccctgaacccctcgattagattccagtctgtaactccctcccaggtgtctgttattctgtgtgGAAACCACGCCGAACCCTTCgattacattccagtctgtaactccttcc from Chiloscyllium plagiosum isolate BGI_BamShark_2017 unplaced genomic scaffold, ASM401019v2 scaf_10469, whole genome shotgun sequence carries:
- the LOC122546759 gene encoding perforin-1-like — protein: MPDWNSQLGTLLFLCLLFRGALSACTTSTTEECCNAGFVPGARLAGQGYDVVTLQPKGAFVIDVNTWRTANRSCTLCDNELLNGVRQRLPISLVDWRTLSSCRRSVSSQLYRSAAKLAESASSSITNNWHVDLSVQKPEVGVNVVLAGSHSKMVEFGTSRSQSDHYSFASHQFQCLHYQYRVKEKPLLSPDFQYSLSKLPASSVGHDKYPYQKLVATYGTHYLKSVELGGRYKDVTAIRTCEAASEGYTTEEVKDCLSVEASVTVGLTTTISPGYKRCQEKACSMKHHDNFHQAFSDRETEVMGGRARQGADLLFSGDGMAFARWMDSLLASPGLVRYALAPLHHLLPAGDLRQKNLRRYISEYIMDNALSQKCGAGSRCPHGSYRDPRQPCSCLCREDSRVDRNCCSKMKGLGHLVVTVQEGRDLWGDVFSGTDGYVVVRYGQAQARTSVISGNNNPRWNAKLDLGQVKAESGHKLTIEVWDQDDI